In Asterias rubens chromosome 10, eAstRub1.3, whole genome shotgun sequence, the following proteins share a genomic window:
- the LOC117295389 gene encoding uncharacterized protein LOC117295389: MSSTETQGEEVCSSALQEDATSSVSQDKQEPPTSEPEAQGVEAETNEVLEPTATSSKKTPKCRFFKKSGKCRFGEGCKFAHELQEGSPRDVSRGAISSGGSEDVGQPETTPQGKPDATSLGKPVSSAAEAEKKACRFYLKGSCRSGQRCKFLHEKKKAINKTDVSSKKDETTGGTPREEPSDLKSGDAKTKKEKPQKICRFFKAGHCNAGERCKFRHPEDYHDQAAQAKAAKLEKVRATERKPNVPQTALMTMKIADASVEDLQKLRETEITQLMKRFTEECLTVMENEGESVYRVTVNPTDPDWPFDVRDFELEVTFPASYPVDPFTVTMPEDQVLPNTVLEHMGESISEWVLARHGTNQISGKVELMFRPFLRWLDRGLERMFTDAAKKFKKVVDAKVAGFEFVAYSKQPPQQSENTNAPRYDDSVLGPEGVTIALERSTLSDQGAVDDDQSTDAVLGVTPSEEKTTKHDDISNVQRKGTEIKLSGLQLSESLSTLVAQKIGVTIQCTRCKSSCDVITPPRRLNSARCGKCHHQQLVTFRPSLIHHFSSTLGFLDLEGCTTFDLLSTECIFAIGCLNCSEEAKIEGLQFGQIKAHWCEKCHAKMTVQMETAKFQRLQASDCLPADKAHVIPVKSIRKQVHPDIHEGHPLPQNGTCKHYKKSFRWLRFPCCGKCYPCDECHGALETDHEMKYATRMICGFCCKEQQFSPDKPCISCNSLTTRGRTTHWEGGLGCRNKTKMSKTDKQKYSNISKTVSRKQQNIQNDKKAVK; encoded by the exons ATGTCATCAACAGAAACACAAGGAGAAGAGGTTTGTTCTTCTGCACTACAGGAAGACGCAACTTCATCAGTCTCCCAAGATAAACAAGAACCGCCGACTTCAGAACCTGAAGCccaag gtgtGGAAGCTGAAACTAATGAAGTTTTAGAACCGACTGCAACAAGCAGCAAGAAAACACCCAAGTGTCGTTTCTTTAAGAAAAGCGGCAAGTGTCGTTTTGGAGAGGGATGCAAATTTGCACATGAGCTTCAAGAAGGTTCACCAAGAGATGTTTCTAGAGGAGCGATCTCGTCTGGAGGGAGCGAAGATGTGGGTCAGCCTGAAACAACCCCCCAGGGAAAGCCTGATGCCACCTCTCTGGGAAAGCCTGTATCATCGGCAGCAGAGGCAGAGAAGAAAGCCTGTCGGTTTTACTTGAAAGGATCGTGCCGTTCCGGCCAGAGGTGCAAGTTCCTCCACGAAAAGAAAAAAGCCATCAATAAGACGGATGTTTCCTCCAAAAAAGATGAAACTACCGGAGGTACCCCGAGAGAAGAGCCGTCCGATCTAAAGTCCGGGGATGCGAAGACGAAGAAAGAGAAACCCCAAAAGATCTGCCGCTTCTTCAAGGCTGGTCACTGCAACGCCGGAGAACGGTGTAAATTCCGTCATCCAGAGGATTATCATGATCAAGCTGCCCAAGCCAAGGCGGCGAAGTTGGAAAAAGTGAGGGCCACAGAAAGAAAGCCCAATGTCCCTCAGACTGCGCTGATGACCATGAAGATCGCAGATGCTAGCGTTGAGGATTTACAGAAGTTGAGAGAGACGGAGATTACGCAGTTGATGAAAAGATTCACTGAAGAGTGTTTGACAGTGATGGAGAATGAAGGAGAGAGTGTTTACAGAGTTACCGTCAACCCTACAGACCCTGACTGG CCTTTTGATGTTCGAGACTTTGAGTTAGAGGTGACATTCCCAGCCTCGTATCCTGTTGATCCGTTTACAGTCACTATGCCTGAAGATCAAGTACTTCCTAACACAGTTCTAGA GCACATGGGTGAAAGCATTAGCGAGTGGGTACTAGCCAGACACGGAACCAATCAAATCTCAGGGAAAGTGGAATTGATGTTCCGTCCATTCTTAAGATGGTTGGACAGAGGTCTTGAGAGGATGTTCACTGATGCAGCAAAGAAG TTCAAGAAAGTAGTGGATGCCAAGGTAGCTGGTTTTGAGTTTGTGGCCTACTCAAAACAGCCGCCACAACAGAGTGAGAACACCAATGCTCCACGTTACGACGATTCTGTTCTCGGTCCAGAGGGAGTAACCATTGCACTTGAAAGATCTACACTATCGGACCAGGGTGCAGTAGATGATGACCAGTCTACCGATGCAGTATTAGGTGTCACACCCTCTGAAGAGAAAACCACAAAGCATGATGACATTTCTAATGTTCAGCGCAAAGGAACGGAGATCAAACTGAGCGGACTCCAGCTGTCGGAGAGTTTATCGACCCTGGTAGCGCAGAAAATTGGTGTTACCATTCAGTGCACACGGTGTAAGAGcagttgtgacgtcatcacgccCCCGAGGCGACTGAACTCGGCTCGCTGCGGGAAATGCCATCATCAGCAACTGGTGACCTTCAGGCCAAGCCTCATTCATCACTTCTCATCGACCTTGGGGTTTCTGGACCTCGAAGGATGCACGACCTTTGATCTCTTATCGACCGAATGCATCTTCGCCATTGGATGTCTTAATTGCTCGGAAGAAGCAAAAATTGAG GGGTTACAGTTTGGACAGATCAAGGCCCACTGGTGTGAGAAATGCCATGCCAAGATGACGGTTCAAATGGAAACAGCAAAATTCCAGCGTCTGCAAGCATCAGACTGTCTTC CCGCAGACAAAGCACACGTCATCCCAGTGAAGTCCATAAGAAAACAAGTCCACCCAGACATCCATGAAGGCCATCCACTTCCGCAGAACGGCACCTGCAAACACTACAAGAAGAGCTTCCGCTGGCTGCGCTTTCCCTGCTGCGGCAAGTGCTACCCTTGTGATGAGTGTCACGGTGCGTTGGAGACGGACCATGAGATGAAGTATGCTACACGTATGATCTGTGGCTTCTGCTGCAAAGAGCAG CAATTCTCACCGGATAAACCCTGCATCTCGTGTAACTCCCTGACCACCAGAGGAAGGACAACTCACTGGGAGGGAGGTTTGGGATGTCGAAATAAGACCAAGATGAGCAA AACAGATAAACAGAAGTACAGTAACATCTCCAAGACAGTCTCAAGGAAACAGCAGAACATACAAAACGACAAGAAAGCCGTGAAATAA
- the LOC117295719 gene encoding IQ domain-containing protein H-like, which translates to MTEVERRPEDVGEILVKVQEDLQHLKEHLLQKSLSDGHRDVLDITALQNAIQKTEEGIKVQSERIIQVVNNRVTTLPSVDASKGKSVEPSSYSQESVFDLGGLGSDLPLRRISNKGIVDRKLIARYTAVDPVGGGGPHGPSPGQQAKLQYSLKAITDPTSTQNRKAVSENYGVSLPVIVDRRQHKVPTQKVVMGSNVDHLAVLPRANRVDPQLIPPPITEKDARKGILSLMERGLIPPAAELTLDPSPVRQKLVTLHDPQDKKDIPKGPPGSFGDGSYNIASVKLDLDPYPLETMAVMKPQIMRRPISSSDADPIWASPRSGAASAKSNKSLVPVRNMEPLPPPTTPASEFKHLHHRFAIQHGKLREASKDFLAFKQHYCLSWGNIVTMLRHLERLLTNYAVPLAFVSGDKLADLAVEFELDKPPTTKALLGVVLNIDDVMALINRPGRRFLGPDGDDVAATKIQATFRRYKDRALYLEYRRKKWAAGVIAISWVMHVKMAKVRKQLKETRRIQLDEFRRKSKEFASSWERIQKNRRVIIHIPSLGYSHKIRTTIGDFNIQQNQQMARLCDLQDPNVEVIYVSPVNINDETLQYYNKLLGLRPAVESGNVEDQKDMSDRFKIIVPEAINSFPTHSMCLSTLLKYSPRALQRIRNLIAGKEAYIVPGVMHKDDLSLADELNLPILGCEPEVSHLYSTKSGSKRIFVSANVDVPPSDYDVYSSEQLHESLAQLVTDNLDVKRYLFKLDDEFDGRGIAYCDITPHLRCHAWAKKEAARYGEKWSKKWAQEPAYIKIHAEIADILATNATPVNKKLFPTWAKFLEAFLSQGGVIEACPPSESVTAITVNILIAPDNRVTLISSGDQIHAHSPFHSWGLSVPQSSVDPVPLNQACAKIAKSCLQRSVMGYITVDLVTFIDPTTREQKLWAVDLNLWYDDTVSLTSLMLYVTGGVLNNKTCEFHVPPPKKERKKSIRRRYEDLEPEEPPNTNRYAVMSTRLLHTNLAVVHYSVFFQMCRAHGIGFDIKEKQGTAFTLIDSYKREGIGMMTVGEELQGTLASFARNLSVIHQEISAPNMQGTSNFKAVIEDIEGILGTTIQNMDRPEDELQEVN; encoded by the exons ATGACAGAAGTGGAAAGACGACCGGAGGATGTCGGGGAGATCTTGGTGAAG GTACAAGAAGATCTGCAACATCTGAAAGAACATCTCCTGCAAAAAAGCCTGTCAGACGGTCACAGAGACGTGCTTGACATTACAGCCTTGCAGAATGCCATCCAGAAAACAGAAGAAGGAATCAAG GTCCAGTCTGAGAGGATCATTCAAGTTGTCAATAACCGAGTCACAacactgccctctgttgacgcGTCTAAGGGAAAATCGGTCGAGCCGTCATCATACTCACA GGAGTCTGTATTCGATCTCGGTGGACTTGGATCTGATCTACCTTTGAGAAGAATCAGTAACAAAGGGATTGTAGACAG GAAGTTGATAGCCCGCTATACAGCAGTTGATCCAGTGGGTGGTGGAGGACCACACGGCCCATCACCAGGCCAACAG GCCAAGTTACAGTACAGCCTAAAAGCAATAACCGATCCAACGAGTACTCAGAACAGGAAAGCAGTCAGTGAGAACTATGGAGTGTCACTTCCAGTCATTGTAGACAGGAGACAACACAAG gtTCCAACACAGAAAGTTGTAATGGGTTCCAACGTGGATCACTTGGCTGTCTTACCGAGAGCAAACAGAGTGGACCCCCAG TTGATACCACCACCCATCACAGAGAAGGATGCCAGAAAGGGAATTCTGAGCCTAATGGAGAGGGGTCTCATACCCCCTGCTGCCGAGTTGACCCTCGACCCCAGCCCAGTCAGACAGAAGCTGGTGACCTTACATGACCCACAGGACAAAAAAGACATTCCTAAAGGACCCCCTGGAAGTTTTGGAG ATGGTAGCTACAACATAGCATCAGTCAAACTAGACCTTGACCCTTACCCTCTTGAGACCATGGCCGTCATGAAACCACAGATCATGAGACGACCAATATCCAGCAGTGATGCAGATCCGATATGGGCCTCACCAAGGTCTGGGGCAGCTTCAGCCAAATCCAATAAGTCCCTGGTACCCGTCAGGAACATGGAGCCGCTG CCGCCTCCCACAACGCCCGCCAGTGAATTTAAGCATCTCCACCACCGCTTTGCCATCCAGCACGGCAAACTACGAGAGGCGTCCAAAGACTTCTTAGCTTTCAAGCAGCATTACTGCTTATCTTGGGGCAATATCGTGACCATGTTGAGACATCTAGAGAGACTGCTCACTAACTACGCTGTGCCTCTGGCTTTTGTCAGCGGAGACAA ATTAGCTGATTTAGCAGTGGAGTTTGAGCTGGACAAGCCTCCTACAACCAAGGCCCTTCTAGGTGTCGTACTAAACATCGACGATGTCATGGCCCTCATTAATCGGCCCGGTCGGAGGTTTCTGGGACCGGACGGAGATGATGTCGCAGCCACAAAGATCCAAGCGACGTTTAGACGCTACAAAGACCGGGCGTTGTACCTGGAGTACCGGAGGAAGAAGTGGGCTGCGGGGGTGATTGCCATCTCGTGGGTTATGCATGTCAAGATGGCTAAGGTCAGGAAACAGCTCAAGGAGACGAGACGCATTCAGCTGGACGAATTCAGGAGGAAATCCAAG GAGTTTGCGTCATCCTGGGAGCGAATTCAGAAGAATCGCCGAGTTATCATCCACATTCCATCCCTCGGCTACTCCCACAAGATCAGAACGACTATCGGAGATTTCAATATCCAGCAGAATCAGCAGATGGCAAGGTTATGCGACTTACAGG ATCCCAACGTGGAGGTGATCTACGTATCGCCGGTCAACATCAACGATGAGACTCTCCAGTATTACAACAAGCTGCTTGGACTCAGGCCGGCTGTAGAGAGCGGCAATGTGGAAGATCAGAAAGATATGTCGGATCGGTTCAAGATCATCGTACCTGAGGCCATCAATAGCTTCCCT ACTCACAGTATGTGTCTTTCAACGTTACTGAAGTACAGTCCTCGAGCATTGCAGAGAATACGCAATCTGATCGCGGGGAAGGAGGCGTACATTGTACCCGGAGTGATGCACAAGGATGATCTTTCCCTAGCTGATGAACTGA ATTTGCCAATACTGGGATGTGAACCAGAGGTTTCTCATCTCTACTCCACCAAATCAGGCTCCAAGAGAATCTTTGTCAGTGCAAATGTTGACGTTCCGCCGTCAGATTATGATGTCTACAGTTCAGAACAG CTTCACGAGAGTCTTGCCCAACTGGTAACCGACAACCTGGACGTCAAACGCTACCTGTTTAAGCTGGACGACGAGTTTGACGGGCGGGGTATTGCCTACTGTGACATCACACCGCATCTGAGATGCCACGCCTGGGCCAAGAAAGAAGCTGCTCGATACGGGGAGAAGTGGTCCAAGAAGTGGGCACAG GAGCCAGCTTATATAAAGATCCATGCTGAGATAGCAGATATTCTTGCCACTAATGCCACACCAGTCAACAAGAAACTGTTCCCGACATGGGCGAAATTCCTGGAAGCGTTTCTTAGTCAAG GGGGTGTAATAGAAGCCTGTCCCCCCTCTGAGAGTGTAACGGCCATCACAGTCAACATCCTGATCGCACCTGACAACAGAGTGACGCTAATCTCCTCCGGGGATCAGATTCACGCCCATAGTCCCTTCCACAGCTGGGGATTATCCGTCCCTCAATCCTCTGTTGATCCGGTCCCGTTGAATCAGGCGTGCGCTAAGATCGCTAAGAGTTGTTTACAACGAAGCGTCATGGGATACATCACCGTTGATCTGGTCACGTTTATTGATCCTACCACG AGAGAACAAAAGCTGTGGGCCGTGGACCTTAACCTCTGGTACGATGACACCGTCTCCTTAACGAGTCTCATGCTGTATGTGACTGGAGGAGTGCTGAATAATAAGACGTGCGAGTTTCACGTACCGCCTCCTAAGAAGGAACGGAAGAAGAGTATCAGAAGGAGATATGAAGACCTAGAGCCTGAG GAACCTCCCAATACGAATCGCTATGCGGTAATGAGCACCCGCCTCTTACATACCAACCTTGCAGTGGTTCACTACAGTGTCTTCTTTCAGATGTGCCGAGCGCATGGCATTGGCTTTGATATAAAG GAAAAGCAAGGCACAGCGTTTACGTTGATAGACAGTTACAAGCGAGAAGGTATCGGGATGATGACAGTGGGAGAAGAGCTTCAAGGAACTCTAGCGTCATTCGCTCGGAATCTCTCCGTCATTCATCAAGAGATATCGGCACCCAATATGCAGGGCACGTCAAACTTCAAG GCTGTGATTGAAGATATCGAGGGGATCCTTGGTACGACTATCCAGAACATGGATCGACCGGAGGACGAGCTACAAGAAGTCAACTAG
- the LOC117295774 gene encoding protein PRRC1-like, with amino-acid sequence MMEEVTGDHGEGHSSIPPAAAPISSVAAPVNPVTTYVPPPQPSQLYIPPPQDSPQPQLFTPSKEPSLPQSQMSTSSHQSMVPDPQPKEVTNAEDSASTLQGDYHSEGGAGGGGGGLFGWGSNFMKKMVEKTKNSVDTMITTLDPGMAPIIKSGGDIYIIVASDKDVKVAPIRDAFQKVFGLATVVGKPGQSNIAPQPEGYAAGSKGAQERIENLRRNGVVDETQTVVSVENFIVELLPDKWFDIGCIILQDPINNITLETFTQATPIPIDLITAAQSQTPPDYSLRWSGLAVTVGEVIESNTPGVNHGDWHVAFTGVSRRDMIYSTALVVAGMYQMRLPLKAETI; translated from the exons ATGATGGAGGAAGTAACTGGAGATCATGGTGAGGGACATTCCTCAATACCCCCAGCTGCAGCACCGATAAGTA gTGTTGCAGCCCCAGTGAATCCTGTTACTACTTACGTTCCCCCTCCACAACCGTCTCAGCTGTACATTCCCCCGCCTCAAGACTCACCCCAGCCCCAGCTCTTCACTCCGTCCAAGGAGCCTTCATTACCACAGTCACAGATGTCAACGTCTTCTCATCAGTCGATGGTTCCAGATCCGCAGCCAAAGGAG GTGACGAATGCTGAGGACTCCGCTTCCACCCTACAGGGTGACTACCACAGTGAGGGAGGggcaggaggaggaggagggggactGTTCGGCTGGGGAAGTAACTTCATGAAGAAGATGGTGGAGAAGACAAAG aATTCCGTGGATACGATGATCACAACGTTAGACCCAGGCATGGCACCTATAATAA AATCAGGAGGTGACATCTACATCATCGTCGCTTCCGACAAGGACGTGAAAGTGGCACCCATAAGAGACGCTTTCCAGAAGGTATTCGGTCTCGCCACTGTCGTAGGCAAGCCTGGTCAATCTAACATCGCACCCCAGCCAGAGGGGTATGCAGCGGGGAGCAAAGGGGCGCAGGAGAGGATAGAGAACCTGCGAAGGAACGGTGTCGTGGACGAGACGCAGACGGTGGTGTCGGTAGAGAATTTCATCGTGGAACTTTTGCCTGACAA GTGGTTTGACATTGGCTGCATTATACTTCAAGACCCCATTAATAACATCACTCTTGAGACATTCACCCAAGCAACACCCATCCCGATTGACCTCATCACTGCCGCCCAATCACAGACCCCGCCCGATTATTCATTGCGCTGGTCCGGTCTCGCCGTGACTGTGGGTGAGGTGATAGAGAGCAACACACCCGGAGTGAATCACGGCGACTGGCACGTCGCATTCACCGGCGTCTCGCGCCGGGATATGATATACAGTACAGCGTTGGTCGTTGCTGGTATGTATCAGATGAGGTTACCACTGAAAGCAGAGACGATATGA